In Notamacropus eugenii isolate mMacEug1 chromosome 1, mMacEug1.pri_v2, whole genome shotgun sequence, one genomic interval encodes:
- the SALL1 gene encoding sal-like protein 1 isoform X3 yields MGKGRKDRHSISRLGDMEKGQTNRTTKNKDAHVCGRCCAEFFELSDLLQHKKSCTKNQLVLIVNENPPSPPETFSPGPPSDNPDEQMNDAVNNTDQVDCSDLSEHSKLDREESMEMQASGTNRSSGGPNSIDSRVIPSSHSSSMGTSAITTSLPQLGDLTTLGNFSVINSNVIIENLQSTKVAVAQFSQEARCNGASSGKLAIPALMEQLLALQQQQIHQLQLIEQIRHQILLLASQNADMPTSSSPSQGTLRTSANPLSTLSSHLSQQLAAAAGLAQSLASQSASISGVKQLPPIQLPQSSPGNTIIPSSSGSSPNLNILAAAVTTPSSEKVVSSAGGSQVSNPPVSASSPAFAISSLLSPASNPLLPQSAPGNSVFPGPLPNIGTTAEDLNSLSALAQQRKSKPPNVTAFEAKSTSDEAFFKHKCKFCAKVFGSDSALQIHLRSHTGERPFKCNICGNRFSTKGNLKVHFQRHKEKYPHIQMNPYPVPEHLDNIPTSTGIPYGMSIPPEKPVTSWLDTKPVLPTLTTSVGLPLPPTIPSLTPFIKTEEPAPIPISHSATSPPCSVKSDSGVVEIAPRNSSGLSEEAEGSTLPLSNSKTDEGTPVPNSLTNTNNSVSSPAADSSSGSVATFTNPLMPLMSEQFKAKFPFGGLLDSAQASETSKLQQLVENIDKKATDPNECIICHRVLSCQSALKMHYRTHTGERPFKCKICGRAFTTKGNLKTHYSVHRAMPPLRVQHSCPICQKKFTNAVVLQQHIRMHMGGQIPNTPITENYPESMESDTGSFDEKNFDDLDNFSDENMEDCPDSSVPDTPKSADASQDSLSSSPLPLEMSSIAALENQMKMINAGLAEQLQASLKSVENGSVEGDVMTNDSSSVGGDMESQSAGSPAISESTSSMQALSPSNSTHDYHKSPSIEEKQQRALPSEFANGLSPTPVNGGALDLTSGHTDKIIKEDSLGILFPFRDRGKFKNTACDICGKTFACQSALDIHYRSHTKERPFICTVCNRGFSTKGNLKQHMLTHQMRDLPSQLFEPNSNLGPNQNSVVIPTNSLSSLIKTEVNGFVHGSSQDSKDTSSSLVPSGPLSSSATSPVLLPALPRRTPKQHYCNTCGKTFSSSSALQIHERTHTGEKPFACTICGRAFTTKGNLKVHMGTHMWNSTPARRGRRLSVDGPMTFLGGNPVKFPEMFQKDLAARSGNGDPSSFWNQYAAALSNGLAMKTNEISVIQNGGIPPIPGSLGNGSSSPISGLTGSLEKLQNSEPNAPLAGLEKMAGSENGNNFRFTRFVEDNKEITTS; encoded by the exons gaGACATGGAGAAGGGTCAGACAAATCGAACCACTAAGAACAAGGATGCCCATGTCTGTGGCAGGTGCTGTGCTGAGTTCTTTGAATTATCAGATCTCCTGCAACACAAGAAGAGCTGCACTAAAAATCAATTAGTTTTAATTGTGAATGAAAATCCACCTTCCCCTCCTGAAACCTTTTCCCCTGGCCCACCCTCCGATAATCctgatgaacaaatgaatgacgCGGTTAATAACACCGATCAAGTAGACTGCAGTGACCTTTCAGAACACAGCAAACTTGACAGGGAAGAGTCCATGGAAATGCAGGCCTCTGGCACGAACAGAAGCAGCGGTGGTCCCAACAGCATTGACAGTCGTGTTATCCCAAGTAGCCACAGCTCTTCCATGGGTACCTCAGCTATCACAACCTCTCTACCTCAGCTAGGGGATCTGACGACACTGGGCAACTTTTCCGTGATCAACAGTAACGTCATCATAGAAAACCTCCAGAGCACGAAGGTGGCAGTGGCCCAGTTCTCCCAGGAAGCAAGGTGCAACGGGGCGTCCAGTGGTAAGCTGGCCATCCCAGCCCTCATGGAACAGCTCTTGGCTTTGCAACAGCAGCAGATACACCAGTTGCAACTGATAGAGCAAATCCGTCACCAAATACTGCTGTTGGCTTCCCAAAATGCAGATATGCCAACATCTTCTAGTCCTTCTCAAGGTACTTTACGAACATCTGCCAACCCCTTGTCCACGCTAAGCTCCCATTTATCCCAGCAGCTGGCAGCAGCAGCTGGATTAGCACAGAGCCTTGCTAGTCAATCTGCCAGCATCAGTGGTGTGAAACAGCTACCCCCAATACAGCTACCTCAGAGCAGTCCTGGCAACACCATCATCCCATCCAGCAGTGGCTCTTCTCCAAATCTTAACATATTGGCAGCAGCAGTTACAACTCCGTCCTCAGAAAAAGTGGTTTCAAGTGCTGGTGGCTCCCAGGTTAGCAACCCACCAGTATCAGCATCCTCACCAGCTTTTGCAATAAGTAGTTTATTAAGTCCTGCATCTAATCCACTTCTACCTCAGTCTGCCCCTGGTAACTCTGTTTTCCCCGGACCCTTGCCCAATATTGGAACAACTGCAGAGGATTTAAACTCTCTGTCAGCCTTGGCCCAGCAAAGAAAAAGCAAGCCACCAAACGTAACTGCCTTTGAGGCGAAAAGTACTTCTGATGAGGCATTCTTCAAACACAAGTGTAAATTCTGTGCTAAAGTCTTTGGTAGTGACAGTGCCTTGCAGATCCACTTGCGTTCTCATACTGGTGAAAGGCCATTCAAATGTAACATCTGTGGGAACAGATTTTCCACAAAGGGAAATTTAAAAGTCCACTTTCAGCGCCACAAAGAGAAATATCCCCATATCCAGATGAACCCCTACCCTGTGCCTGAGCACTTGGACAATATTCCTACAAGTACAGGTATCCCATATGGTATGTCCATCCCACCTGAGAAACCTGTCACCAGCTGGTTGGACACCAAGCCAGTGCTGCCCACGCTGACCACTTCAGTCGGCTTGCCTCTTCCTCCCACAATCCCCAGCCTGACCCCCTTCATCAAGACTGAAGAACCAGCCCCAATACCCATCAGTCATTCTGCCACCAGCCCACCATGTTCTGTTAAAAGTGATTCAGGAGTGGTTGAAATAGCCCCAAGGAACTCCAGCGGGCTCTCTGAAGAAGCAGAGGGGTCCACTTTGCCACTGTCTAACAGTAAGACAGATGAGGGCACACCTGTACCCAACTCACTCACAAACACTAACAACTCTGTGAGCTCCCCAGCTGCAGACTCCAGTTCTGGCAGTGTAGCCACTTTTACTAACCCTCTGATGCCCCTTATGTCAGAGCAGTTCAAGGCAAAGTTCCCTTTTGGAGGGCTGTTGGACTCAGCACAAGCTTCAGAGACATCAAAACTACAGCAACTGGTAGAAAATATTGACAAAAAGGCAACAGACCCCAATGAGTGTATCATTTGCCATCGAGTTCTAAGTTGCCAGAGTGCACTGAAGATGCATTATCGGACCCATACTGGGGAGAGAccatttaaatgtaaaatttgtGGTAGGGCCTTCACCACGAAAGGGAATCTGAAAACTCACTATAGTGTCCACCGTGCCATGCCCCCACTCAGAGTCCAACATTCCTGCCCCATCTGCCAGAAGAAATTCACTAATGCTGTGGTACTTCAGCAGCACATCAGAATGCATATGGGGGGCCAGATTCCTAATACCCCAATCACTGAAAACTACCCTGAGTCAATGGAATCAGACACAGGTTCTTTTGATGAGAAGAACTTTGATGACCTAGACAATTTCTCAGATGAAAATATGGAAGACTGCCCTGATAGCAGTGTGCCTGATACACCCAAGTCTGCTGATGCATCACAAGATAGCTTGTCTTCATCCCCTTTGCCTCTAGAAATGTCAAGTATTGCTGCTTTGGAAAATCAGATGAAGATGATCAATGCTGGATTGGCTGAGCAGCTTCAGGCCAGCCTCAAGTCAGTTGAGAATGGATCCGTAGAGGGGGATGTGATGACGAATGACTCTTCCTCAGTTGGGGGTGATATGGAGAGCCAGAGTGCTGGAAGCCCTGCTATTTCAGAGTCTACCTCTTCCATGCAGGCCCTATCCCCATCCAACAGCACCCATGATTACCACAAGTCACCAAGTATTGAGGAGAAGCAGCAAAGAGCATTGCCGAGTGAGTTTGCCAATGGTTTATCTCCTACTCCTGTGAATGGTGGAGCTTTAGATTTGACATCTGGTCACACAGATAAGATTATTAAAGAAGATTCATTGGGCATACTCTTCCCTTTCAGAGACCGGGGTAAATTTAAAAACACTGCATGCGATATTTGTGGCAAAACATTTGCTTGTCAGAGTGCCTTGGACATTCATTACAGAAGTCATACCAAAGAGAGACCATTTATTTGCACAGTTTGCAATCGTGGGTTTTCCACAAAGGGTAATTTGAAGCAGCATATGTTGACACATCAGATGCGAGATCTACCATCACAACTCTTCGAGCCCAATTCCAACCTTGGCCCCAATCAGAACTCTGTAGTTATCCCCACCAACTCATTGTCATCACTCATAAAAACAGAGGTAAATGGCTTTGTGCATGGTTCTTCTCAGGACAGTAAGGACACTTCTTCGAGCCTGGTCCCATCTGGGCCTCTATCTTCATCTGCCACATCTCCAGTTCTGCTCCCAGCCCTCCCTAGGAGAACTCCCAAACAGCACTATTGCAACACATGTGGAAAGACATTTTCTTCCTCCAGTGCTCTGCAGATCCATGAAAGAacacacactggagagaagccctttGCCTGCACGATTTGTGGGAGAGCTTTCACAACAAAAGGCAATCTTAAG GTACACATGGGCACTCATATGTGGAACAGTACCCCAGCCAGAAGAGGCAGGCGACTTTCTGTAGATGGTCCCATGACATTTCTGGGAGGCAATCCTGTAAAATTCCCAGAAATGTTCCAGAAAGATTTGGCTGCAAGGTCAGGAAATGGAGATCCTTCCAGTTTCTGGAATCAGTATGCAGCTGCACTCTCCAATGGTTTGGCCATGAAGACCAACGAGATCTCAGTCATTCAGAATGGTGGCATCCCTCCAATTCCTGGAAGCCTTGGCAATGGCAGTAGCTCACCTATTAGTGGGTTGACGGGAAGTTTGGAGAAGCTCCAGAACTCTGAACCTAATGCTCCTCTAGCTGGTCTGGAGAAAATGGCAGGcagtgaaaatggaaataatttccgTTTTACCCGATTCGTGGAGGACAACAAAGAGATCACAACAAGTTAA
- the SALL1 gene encoding sal-like protein 1 isoform X4: MEKGQTNRTTKNKDAHVCGRCCAEFFELSDLLQHKKSCTKNQLVLIVNENPPSPPETFSPGPPSDNPDEQMNDAVNNTDQVDCSDLSEHSKLDREESMEMQASGTNRSSGGPNSIDSRVIPSSHSSSMGTSAITTSLPQLGDLTTLGNFSVINSNVIIENLQSTKVAVAQFSQEARCNGASSGKLAIPALMEQLLALQQQQIHQLQLIEQIRHQILLLASQNADMPTSSSPSQGTLRTSANPLSTLSSHLSQQLAAAAGLAQSLASQSASISGVKQLPPIQLPQSSPGNTIIPSSSGSSPNLNILAAAVTTPSSEKVVSSAGGSQVSNPPVSASSPAFAISSLLSPASNPLLPQSAPGNSVFPGPLPNIGTTAEDLNSLSALAQQRKSKPPNVTAFEAKSTSDEAFFKHKCKFCAKVFGSDSALQIHLRSHTGERPFKCNICGNRFSTKGNLKVHFQRHKEKYPHIQMNPYPVPEHLDNIPTSTGIPYGMSIPPEKPVTSWLDTKPVLPTLTTSVGLPLPPTIPSLTPFIKTEEPAPIPISHSATSPPCSVKSDSGVVEIAPRNSSGLSEEAEGSTLPLSNSKTDEGTPVPNSLTNTNNSVSSPAADSSSGSVATFTNPLMPLMSEQFKAKFPFGGLLDSAQASETSKLQQLVENIDKKATDPNECIICHRVLSCQSALKMHYRTHTGERPFKCKICGRAFTTKGNLKTHYSVHRAMPPLRVQHSCPICQKKFTNAVVLQQHIRMHMGGQIPNTPITENYPESMESDTGSFDEKNFDDLDNFSDENMEDCPDSSVPDTPKSADASQDSLSSSPLPLEMSSIAALENQMKMINAGLAEQLQASLKSVENGSVEGDVMTNDSSSVGGDMESQSAGSPAISESTSSMQALSPSNSTHDYHKSPSIEEKQQRALPSEFANGLSPTPVNGGALDLTSGHTDKIIKEDSLGILFPFRDRGKFKNTACDICGKTFACQSALDIHYRSHTKERPFICTVCNRGFSTKGNLKQHMLTHQMRDLPSQLFEPNSNLGPNQNSVVIPTNSLSSLIKTEVNGFVHGSSQDSKDTSSSLVPSGPLSSSATSPVLLPALPRRTPKQHYCNTCGKTFSSSSALQIHERTHTGEKPFACTICGRAFTTKGNLKVHMGTHMWNSTPARRGRRLSVDGPMTFLGGNPVKFPEMFQKDLAARSGNGDPSSFWNQYAAALSNGLAMKTNEISVIQNGGIPPIPGSLGNGSSSPISGLTGSLEKLQNSEPNAPLAGLEKMAGSENGNNFRFTRFVEDNKEITTS; this comes from the exons ATGGAGAAGGGTCAGACAAATCGAACCACTAAGAACAAGGATGCCCATGTCTGTGGCAGGTGCTGTGCTGAGTTCTTTGAATTATCAGATCTCCTGCAACACAAGAAGAGCTGCACTAAAAATCAATTAGTTTTAATTGTGAATGAAAATCCACCTTCCCCTCCTGAAACCTTTTCCCCTGGCCCACCCTCCGATAATCctgatgaacaaatgaatgacgCGGTTAATAACACCGATCAAGTAGACTGCAGTGACCTTTCAGAACACAGCAAACTTGACAGGGAAGAGTCCATGGAAATGCAGGCCTCTGGCACGAACAGAAGCAGCGGTGGTCCCAACAGCATTGACAGTCGTGTTATCCCAAGTAGCCACAGCTCTTCCATGGGTACCTCAGCTATCACAACCTCTCTACCTCAGCTAGGGGATCTGACGACACTGGGCAACTTTTCCGTGATCAACAGTAACGTCATCATAGAAAACCTCCAGAGCACGAAGGTGGCAGTGGCCCAGTTCTCCCAGGAAGCAAGGTGCAACGGGGCGTCCAGTGGTAAGCTGGCCATCCCAGCCCTCATGGAACAGCTCTTGGCTTTGCAACAGCAGCAGATACACCAGTTGCAACTGATAGAGCAAATCCGTCACCAAATACTGCTGTTGGCTTCCCAAAATGCAGATATGCCAACATCTTCTAGTCCTTCTCAAGGTACTTTACGAACATCTGCCAACCCCTTGTCCACGCTAAGCTCCCATTTATCCCAGCAGCTGGCAGCAGCAGCTGGATTAGCACAGAGCCTTGCTAGTCAATCTGCCAGCATCAGTGGTGTGAAACAGCTACCCCCAATACAGCTACCTCAGAGCAGTCCTGGCAACACCATCATCCCATCCAGCAGTGGCTCTTCTCCAAATCTTAACATATTGGCAGCAGCAGTTACAACTCCGTCCTCAGAAAAAGTGGTTTCAAGTGCTGGTGGCTCCCAGGTTAGCAACCCACCAGTATCAGCATCCTCACCAGCTTTTGCAATAAGTAGTTTATTAAGTCCTGCATCTAATCCACTTCTACCTCAGTCTGCCCCTGGTAACTCTGTTTTCCCCGGACCCTTGCCCAATATTGGAACAACTGCAGAGGATTTAAACTCTCTGTCAGCCTTGGCCCAGCAAAGAAAAAGCAAGCCACCAAACGTAACTGCCTTTGAGGCGAAAAGTACTTCTGATGAGGCATTCTTCAAACACAAGTGTAAATTCTGTGCTAAAGTCTTTGGTAGTGACAGTGCCTTGCAGATCCACTTGCGTTCTCATACTGGTGAAAGGCCATTCAAATGTAACATCTGTGGGAACAGATTTTCCACAAAGGGAAATTTAAAAGTCCACTTTCAGCGCCACAAAGAGAAATATCCCCATATCCAGATGAACCCCTACCCTGTGCCTGAGCACTTGGACAATATTCCTACAAGTACAGGTATCCCATATGGTATGTCCATCCCACCTGAGAAACCTGTCACCAGCTGGTTGGACACCAAGCCAGTGCTGCCCACGCTGACCACTTCAGTCGGCTTGCCTCTTCCTCCCACAATCCCCAGCCTGACCCCCTTCATCAAGACTGAAGAACCAGCCCCAATACCCATCAGTCATTCTGCCACCAGCCCACCATGTTCTGTTAAAAGTGATTCAGGAGTGGTTGAAATAGCCCCAAGGAACTCCAGCGGGCTCTCTGAAGAAGCAGAGGGGTCCACTTTGCCACTGTCTAACAGTAAGACAGATGAGGGCACACCTGTACCCAACTCACTCACAAACACTAACAACTCTGTGAGCTCCCCAGCTGCAGACTCCAGTTCTGGCAGTGTAGCCACTTTTACTAACCCTCTGATGCCCCTTATGTCAGAGCAGTTCAAGGCAAAGTTCCCTTTTGGAGGGCTGTTGGACTCAGCACAAGCTTCAGAGACATCAAAACTACAGCAACTGGTAGAAAATATTGACAAAAAGGCAACAGACCCCAATGAGTGTATCATTTGCCATCGAGTTCTAAGTTGCCAGAGTGCACTGAAGATGCATTATCGGACCCATACTGGGGAGAGAccatttaaatgtaaaatttgtGGTAGGGCCTTCACCACGAAAGGGAATCTGAAAACTCACTATAGTGTCCACCGTGCCATGCCCCCACTCAGAGTCCAACATTCCTGCCCCATCTGCCAGAAGAAATTCACTAATGCTGTGGTACTTCAGCAGCACATCAGAATGCATATGGGGGGCCAGATTCCTAATACCCCAATCACTGAAAACTACCCTGAGTCAATGGAATCAGACACAGGTTCTTTTGATGAGAAGAACTTTGATGACCTAGACAATTTCTCAGATGAAAATATGGAAGACTGCCCTGATAGCAGTGTGCCTGATACACCCAAGTCTGCTGATGCATCACAAGATAGCTTGTCTTCATCCCCTTTGCCTCTAGAAATGTCAAGTATTGCTGCTTTGGAAAATCAGATGAAGATGATCAATGCTGGATTGGCTGAGCAGCTTCAGGCCAGCCTCAAGTCAGTTGAGAATGGATCCGTAGAGGGGGATGTGATGACGAATGACTCTTCCTCAGTTGGGGGTGATATGGAGAGCCAGAGTGCTGGAAGCCCTGCTATTTCAGAGTCTACCTCTTCCATGCAGGCCCTATCCCCATCCAACAGCACCCATGATTACCACAAGTCACCAAGTATTGAGGAGAAGCAGCAAAGAGCATTGCCGAGTGAGTTTGCCAATGGTTTATCTCCTACTCCTGTGAATGGTGGAGCTTTAGATTTGACATCTGGTCACACAGATAAGATTATTAAAGAAGATTCATTGGGCATACTCTTCCCTTTCAGAGACCGGGGTAAATTTAAAAACACTGCATGCGATATTTGTGGCAAAACATTTGCTTGTCAGAGTGCCTTGGACATTCATTACAGAAGTCATACCAAAGAGAGACCATTTATTTGCACAGTTTGCAATCGTGGGTTTTCCACAAAGGGTAATTTGAAGCAGCATATGTTGACACATCAGATGCGAGATCTACCATCACAACTCTTCGAGCCCAATTCCAACCTTGGCCCCAATCAGAACTCTGTAGTTATCCCCACCAACTCATTGTCATCACTCATAAAAACAGAGGTAAATGGCTTTGTGCATGGTTCTTCTCAGGACAGTAAGGACACTTCTTCGAGCCTGGTCCCATCTGGGCCTCTATCTTCATCTGCCACATCTCCAGTTCTGCTCCCAGCCCTCCCTAGGAGAACTCCCAAACAGCACTATTGCAACACATGTGGAAAGACATTTTCTTCCTCCAGTGCTCTGCAGATCCATGAAAGAacacacactggagagaagccctttGCCTGCACGATTTGTGGGAGAGCTTTCACAACAAAAGGCAATCTTAAG GTACACATGGGCACTCATATGTGGAACAGTACCCCAGCCAGAAGAGGCAGGCGACTTTCTGTAGATGGTCCCATGACATTTCTGGGAGGCAATCCTGTAAAATTCCCAGAAATGTTCCAGAAAGATTTGGCTGCAAGGTCAGGAAATGGAGATCCTTCCAGTTTCTGGAATCAGTATGCAGCTGCACTCTCCAATGGTTTGGCCATGAAGACCAACGAGATCTCAGTCATTCAGAATGGTGGCATCCCTCCAATTCCTGGAAGCCTTGGCAATGGCAGTAGCTCACCTATTAGTGGGTTGACGGGAAGTTTGGAGAAGCTCCAGAACTCTGAACCTAATGCTCCTCTAGCTGGTCTGGAGAAAATGGCAGGcagtgaaaatggaaataatttccgTTTTACCCGATTCGTGGAGGACAACAAAGAGATCACAACAAGTTAA